From a region of the Crocosphaera sp. UHCC 0190 genome:
- a CDS encoding RDD family protein, whose amino-acid sequence MYPNELPSTYRRFPKVPLERRAYAFLLDFVTVWFLSSFFQGFVQDLVFIALWLILRVIIVEKNKGQSLGSWAFDIKVIDPRFSRIPGLKELTKREGILGIAALLAMIGLSINVRNGLSMLILITPLIIDCGIALGDEDYGQAFHDRVAQTIVIQTQRGFSLDLRLKQLWKIIQKKLQSRKNQNRDDRDYDYRE is encoded by the coding sequence ATGTATCCCAATGAGTTACCTTCTACCTATCGACGATTTCCTAAAGTTCCCTTGGAGAGACGCGCTTATGCTTTCCTCTTGGACTTTGTAACTGTTTGGTTTTTAAGTTCTTTTTTTCAGGGTTTTGTCCAAGACTTAGTTTTTATTGCTCTTTGGTTAATTTTACGGGTGATTATTGTCGAAAAAAACAAAGGACAAAGTTTAGGAAGTTGGGCCTTTGATATTAAAGTAATTGATCCTCGTTTCAGTCGAATTCCTGGGTTAAAAGAATTAACTAAACGAGAAGGAATTCTAGGAATAGCCGCATTATTAGCAATGATAGGATTAAGTATTAATGTCAGAAATGGACTCTCAATGTTAATCTTAATAACCCCTTTAATTATTGATTGTGGTATTGCTTTAGGGGATGAAGACTATGGCCAAGCTTTTCATGATCGTGTTGCTCAAACCATCGTAATTCAAACCCAGAGAGGATTTTCTCTAGATTTACGTTTAAAACAACTTTGGAAAATTATTCAGAAAAAACTACAAAGTCGTAAAAATCAAAATAGAGATGATAGAGATTATGATTACCGAGAATAG
- a CDS encoding transcriptional regulator has translation MQNVTTPTSKNYQDYLNIALNDPQRAAGNIQMALEEKERLTGLLKLTIEDIINARKNTNNLSKSAQLAYEKLAEILSQTDGQEIYAFIDLLETLGLQLTLIVSESSNLSFDD, from the coding sequence ATGCAAAACGTCACAACACCAACCAGTAAAAACTATCAAGACTATCTAAACATTGCCCTTAATGACCCCCAAAGAGCAGCAGGAAATATTCAAATGGCATTAGAAGAAAAAGAGCGATTAACTGGACTTTTAAAACTAACCATCGAAGATATTATAAACGCCCGCAAAAATACAAATAACCTAAGTAAATCTGCTCAATTAGCTTATGAAAAATTAGCAGAAATTCTAAGTCAAACTGATGGTCAAGAAATTTACGCTTTTATTGATTTATTAGAGACTTTGGGGTTACAATTAACGTTGATAGTTTCGGAATCATCAAATCTATCCTTTGACGATTAA
- a CDS encoding N-acetylmannosamine-6-phosphate 2-epimerase produces the protein MTIPKSCLIVSCQAPPESPLHNPIIIAAMAEVAINQGAAGVRIDTPAHVKKVREKLPQIPIIGLWKQNYSGSDVYITPCFNDAVAIAEAGADIIAIDGTLRNRPQGETLADLIDKIHQQLGKLVMADVDTIENAIASEKAGADFVGTTLYGYTKDTQHLSPPGYSLLIEMTQKLRVPLIAEGGISTPEDAKKALNYGAFSVVVGTAITGIDLKVKAFQSVFMK, from the coding sequence ATGACCATTCCTAAATCTTGTCTAATTGTATCCTGTCAAGCTCCCCCTGAATCCCCATTACACAACCCAATAATTATCGCTGCTATGGCTGAAGTAGCCATAAATCAAGGAGCAGCAGGGGTAAGAATTGATACCCCTGCCCATGTTAAAAAAGTCAGAGAAAAATTACCCCAGATTCCCATTATTGGCCTATGGAAACAGAACTATTCAGGCTCTGATGTTTATATTACCCCCTGCTTTAATGATGCTGTTGCAATAGCAGAAGCCGGAGCCGATATTATTGCCATTGACGGAACATTAAGAAATCGTCCCCAAGGGGAAACTTTAGCTGATTTGATTGACAAAATTCATCAACAATTAGGTAAGTTAGTAATGGCAGATGTTGATACGATTGAAAATGCGATCGCCTCAGAAAAAGCTGGGGCAGATTTTGTCGGAACTACCCTTTATGGTTATACAAAAGACACTCAACATTTATCCCCGCCAGGTTATTCTCTACTCATAGAAATGACACAAAAATTAAGAGTTCCTCTCATTGCTGAAGGAGGAATTTCTACCCCAGAAGATGCCAAAAAAGCTCTAAATTATGGGGCTTTTTCCGTAGTGGTTGGAACAGCGATTACGGGCATAGATTTAAAAGTTAAAGCCTTTCAATCAGTTTTTATGAAGTAA
- a CDS encoding TIGR00725 family protein: MRKPIIGVMGPGELATETDIKNAYELGKLIAQEGWILLTGGRNVGVMDAASKGAKEFGGLTIGILPDNNTKNLSEFIDIPIVTDLGNARNNINVLSSDVIIACGMGLGTASEIALALKNNKPVIFLNENPESKHFFKQLSPNLVTLAINPQKAINNVQKMLNDNHYS; this comes from the coding sequence ATGAGAAAACCAATTATTGGAGTTATGGGGCCAGGAGAATTAGCAACAGAGACAGACATTAAAAACGCCTACGAATTAGGAAAATTAATTGCTCAAGAAGGCTGGATATTATTAACAGGTGGACGCAATGTAGGGGTAATGGATGCAGCAAGCAAAGGGGCCAAAGAATTCGGGGGGTTAACTATCGGAATTTTACCTGATAATAATACTAAAAATCTCTCTGAGTTTATTGATATTCCTATTGTGACTGATTTAGGTAACGCTCGAAATAACATTAATGTATTATCTTCTGATGTTATAATTGCTTGTGGAATGGGGTTAGGAACTGCATCAGAAATAGCTTTAGCATTGAAAAATAATAAACCTGTTATTTTCTTAAATGAAAACCCAGAAAGTAAACATTTTTTTAAACAACTATCGCCTAATTTAGTAACTTTAGCAATTAATCCTCAAAAAGCTATTAATAATGTTCAAAAAATGCTTAATGACAATCATTATTCTTGA
- a CDS encoding type II toxin-antitoxin system RelE/ParE family toxin gives MEVQPKEIQLYLTRKGISPFEEWLNSLNDQKAILKIDHRLRRVRLGNLGDYKSVGDGVFELRIDYGSGYRIYFSQLGTTIILLLCGGDKSTQKKDINQAKNYWKDYAKRHNTNQ, from the coding sequence ATGGAGGTTCAACCGAAAGAAATACAACTCTATCTCACACGAAAGGGAATAAGTCCTTTTGAAGAATGGCTAAACAGTTTGAACGATCAAAAAGCAATCCTCAAAATAGATCATCGTCTAAGACGAGTTCGTTTAGGAAACTTGGGCGACTATAAATCAGTTGGTGATGGTGTTTTTGAACTCAGAATTGATTATGGTTCTGGATATCGTATCTATTTTAGTCAACTGGGTACAACAATTATTTTACTCCTTTGTGGTGGAGATAAAAGCACTCAAAAGAAAGACATTAATCAAGCTAAAAATTATTGGAAAGACTATGCAAAACGTCACAACACCAACCAGTAA
- a CDS encoding ATP-binding protein, producing MNSSQASILRRALPISIFEELCSLWRQLVEIEGSTAILLSNEIISSEISQRETNSLRGTFYLLLSSQLNALLQATLNSTSLSYQVTITWEPQAITDFIHQLQQHLSNASPWRDRLTPFLKPQSVESTPLQTYFMTRLFDILVPQFSEDGEVWCGVPAVCKPVEDALRQQIAQERLLYQLIGQIRQSLELSVILETAVRELRSFLQVDRLVIYEFGSKNFPQVNQSKLSKTLGRVTYESRVSKSIPSLLNVVAEDNCFGRIPHYQQKYSQGSIVAVEDVERTYSSSLCLIQFLEKYWILSKLIAPIILEGNLWGLLIAHQCFKKREWSESEKNFLGQIGEHLAVAIYQAQLYAQVQEQKKTFEQRVIERTQELRDTLIASQAANHSKSEFLGNMSHELRTPLTCVIGLSGTLLHWSGESSSLPLEKQRQYLQTIQDSGKHLLEIINEILEYSQLQAGKYVLAVRDFSLSYVARSVLKRLSDEAENRQINLQLDLRINPEEDRFFADPERTQQILYHLLNNALKFTPEEGTVILRVWRENNQVIFQIEDTGIGIKTEQIPLLFESFQQLEHSRRRTYGGTGLGLALTKQLVELHGGTIEVESILKEGSIFTVRLPNQPQRQHKILANLEDEEGLLSRNRTIVLVESNEELATLIGELLTAANYQFIWLIDSANAIKKIELLQPSAIILDQDLEDALKISKDLKKIPETQWIKVLLLSHQLSSQEWTEISQIGIDDYLIKPIQPNLLLKRVNTLMGGDRPVLKNGTI from the coding sequence ATGAATTCTTCCCAAGCCTCTATTTTACGTCGAGCCTTACCGATAAGTATATTCGAGGAACTTTGTTCTCTCTGGCGACAGCTAGTGGAAATCGAAGGTTCGACAGCGATATTGCTAAGCAATGAAATTATTTCCTCAGAAATCTCTCAAAGAGAGACAAATTCACTCAGAGGAACCTTTTATCTCCTGCTGTCTTCTCAGCTAAACGCCTTGCTTCAAGCAACCCTGAATTCGACTTCCCTATCTTATCAGGTGACAATTACTTGGGAACCCCAAGCCATCACAGACTTCATCCATCAATTACAGCAGCACCTCTCTAATGCCTCTCCTTGGCGCGATCGCCTCACCCCCTTCCTAAAGCCTCAATCTGTCGAGTCCACACCCCTACAAACCTATTTTATGACTCGCTTATTCGATATTTTAGTGCCTCAATTCTCAGAAGATGGAGAAGTTTGGTGCGGAGTGCCAGCCGTTTGTAAACCCGTTGAAGATGCCCTACGTCAACAAATTGCCCAAGAACGCTTACTATATCAATTAATTGGGCAAATTCGTCAAAGTTTAGAATTGTCCGTTATTTTGGAAACGGCTGTCAGAGAATTGAGAAGTTTTCTGCAAGTTGATCGCTTAGTTATTTATGAATTTGGCTCTAAGAATTTTCCCCAGGTTAACCAGTCTAAATTATCAAAAACTTTGGGGCGTGTCACCTACGAATCACGAGTTTCTAAAAGTATTCCTTCCTTACTAAATGTTGTTGCAGAAGATAACTGTTTTGGCCGAATTCCTCACTATCAACAAAAATACAGTCAAGGATCAATTGTCGCTGTCGAAGATGTAGAGAGAACCTATTCATCTTCTTTGTGTTTAATTCAGTTTCTTGAAAAATATTGGATTTTATCGAAATTAATTGCTCCGATTATCCTAGAGGGGAATTTGTGGGGCTTATTGATTGCTCATCAATGTTTCAAAAAACGAGAATGGTCAGAAAGTGAAAAAAACTTTTTAGGACAAATCGGAGAACATTTAGCCGTTGCGATTTATCAAGCTCAATTATACGCCCAAGTCCAAGAACAAAAAAAGACTTTTGAACAACGGGTAATTGAAAGAACACAGGAACTCAGAGATACCTTAATTGCTTCTCAAGCAGCCAATCATTCTAAGAGTGAATTCTTAGGAAATATGAGCCATGAATTACGCACCCCATTAACTTGTGTGATTGGATTATCAGGGACCTTATTACATTGGTCAGGGGAAAGTTCATCTTTACCCTTAGAAAAACAACGACAATACTTACAAACAATTCAAGATAGTGGCAAGCATTTACTAGAAATCATCAATGAAATCCTCGAATATTCTCAGTTACAAGCAGGTAAATATGTGTTAGCAGTTCGAGATTTTTCTCTCAGTTATGTTGCTAGAAGTGTTTTGAAACGGTTAAGTGATGAAGCAGAAAATCGTCAAATTAATCTGCAATTAGATCTAAGAATAAATCCAGAAGAAGATAGATTTTTCGCAGATCCAGAACGGACTCAACAAATTTTATATCATTTGCTGAATAATGCTCTCAAATTTACCCCGGAAGAAGGTACAGTTATTTTAAGAGTTTGGCGAGAAAATAATCAAGTTATTTTTCAGATAGAAGATACAGGAATTGGTATAAAAACTGAACAAATTCCTTTACTATTTGAGTCATTTCAACAGTTAGAACACTCTCGCAGACGTACCTATGGAGGAACAGGTTTAGGGTTAGCTTTAACCAAGCAATTAGTAGAACTTCATGGGGGAACAATTGAAGTAGAATCAATCCTTAAAGAAGGATCAATTTTTACCGTGAGATTGCCCAATCAACCCCAGCGTCAACATAAAATATTAGCTAATCTAGAAGATGAAGAAGGGTTATTATCTCGAAATCGAACTATTGTTTTAGTAGAAAGTAATGAAGAACTTGCCACGTTAATTGGAGAATTATTAACCGCCGCAAACTATCAATTTATCTGGTTAATCGATAGTGCTAATGCTATTAAAAAAATTGAATTACTTCAACCCAGTGCTATTATTTTAGACCAAGACTTAGAGGATGCTTTGAAAATTAGTAAAGATCTCAAAAAAATCCCAGAAACTCAATGGATAAAAGTGTTACTTTTGAGTCATCAGCTATCCTCTCAAGAATGGACGGAAATTTCTCAAATAGGCATTGATGATTATTTAATTAAGCCAATTCAGCCTAATCTTTTACTGAAACGAGTTAATACTCTAATGGGAGGTGATCGTCCGGTGCTTAAAAATGGTACAATCTAG
- a CDS encoding NAD(P)/FAD-dependent oxidoreductase, whose amino-acid sequence MTQANHLACGDIIIIALPDHKPICQIKEMKSTTNEQKSCLIIGGGISGLIAGNMLQRQGIKVTILDKGRGIGGRLATRRIRNESYGQGVFDYGAQFFTVSDPQFQKWVDQWLEQGIIKEWSKQLTNIEKPCYCGVESNRNLAQYLAKDLDVHLQTRVIKIIWEADSWTIETEKGHGFQANILIMTPPIPQSLALLEDSDITLPSPIKSRLEQVTYYPCMTVLLLLDKLSLIPKPGGLRLKDYSLAWIACNHKKGISPEGFAVTLHSTPEFSQNNWDTEDSLVVEKLLKVATSWLGSTVVDYQVHRWRYSHPKTVYGELYLPLDQPGLLIMAGDVFSAMPSLDLSLNLEKATLSGLAAGNYLLQKIE is encoded by the coding sequence ATGACCCAAGCTAATCATCTTGCCTGTGGTGATATTATCATTATTGCTTTACCTGATCATAAACCCATTTGTCAAATAAAAGAAATGAAATCTACAACTAACGAACAAAAATCATGCCTCATTATTGGTGGTGGCATTTCAGGATTAATTGCAGGAAATATGCTGCAACGTCAGGGAATAAAAGTTACAATTCTAGACAAGGGACGAGGAATTGGTGGACGTTTAGCTACTCGTCGCATTCGTAATGAATCCTATGGTCAAGGCGTTTTTGACTACGGGGCGCAGTTTTTTACTGTCAGTGACCCCCAATTTCAAAAATGGGTAGATCAATGGCTTGAACAGGGTATAATAAAGGAATGGTCAAAACAATTAACTAATATTGAAAAGCCTTGCTATTGCGGTGTTGAAAGTAATCGTAATTTGGCACAATATTTAGCTAAAGACTTAGATGTTCATCTTCAAACAAGAGTAATTAAGATTATCTGGGAAGCTGACTCTTGGACTATTGAAACAGAAAAAGGACATGGTTTTCAAGCAAATATTCTCATCATGACACCTCCTATTCCCCAATCTTTAGCATTACTTGAAGACTCTGACATAACTTTACCATCCCCAATAAAATCCCGTCTTGAACAAGTTACTTATTATCCTTGTATGACTGTTTTATTATTACTCGATAAATTGAGTTTAATTCCAAAACCAGGAGGGTTACGACTTAAGGATTATTCTTTAGCTTGGATAGCTTGTAATCACAAGAAAGGTATTTCTCCCGAAGGTTTTGCTGTTACCTTGCATTCTACACCCGAATTTAGTCAAAATAATTGGGATACAGAGGACTCTTTAGTTGTCGAAAAGTTGTTAAAAGTAGCAACTTCTTGGTTAGGTTCAACAGTGGTTGACTATCAAGTTCATCGATGGCGTTATAGTCACCCTAAAACCGTCTATGGAGAATTGTATTTGCCACTAGATCAACCTGGTTTATTAATAATGGCAGGAGATGTATTTTCAGCTATGCCATCCCTTGACTTGTCCCTAAATTTAGAAAAAGCGACTTTATCGGGACTCGCAGCAGGGAATTATCTTCTCCAAAAAATTGAATAA
- the cobN gene encoding cobaltochelatase subunit CobN produces the protein MHRIAATPGGWNPEQEGVIFIEQNPAPIVFLTAADTDIQSLAASLPHLPAKFPQIRATNLLQLQQQLSIDSYAETVLSQANVIILRLLGGRSYWSYGLEVIKEIAELNQITLFILPGDDRLDPELMSQATVSLTQSHQLWNYLTQGGQENWLNGLKFISDLSWHTNYHPPGPKKVPDFGIYQPEMIHSESSKMVVIVFYRSHYLAGNLSPIDALCKSLVTQNLSPLPLFVSSLRDPGVQGDLISYLQSLPTNSLQLVLNTTSFSLAKIDQDSEHHNLTNLWQKLDVPILQVILSSGTFEQWQNSFQGLQPRDVAMNVALPEVDGKIITRAVSFKSVKTWNEQLETDVIIYEPSPDRINFVTELAANFIKLKNTPISQRKIALILANYPNKNGRIANGVGLDTPASCLEILKALQLAGYEVTELPETGDELIKQLTKGITNDPEGQELRPIYQAVSHEEYSHYFQTLPPQIQEAVTKRWDKISEFKNCSSFPVSGIQLGNIFIGIQPSRGYDFDPRLNYHAPDLEPTPHYLAYYYWLKHQFKASAIIHVGKHGNLEWLPGKSLALSSTCYPEITLGTIPNFYPFIVNDPGEGSQAKRRSHAIILDHLTPPLTRAELYGDLEQLETLIDEYYEAQTLDPKRLTIIGDRITQLVTQTNLNQDLEINTLNSDSLSQFLTLADGYLCELKEAQIRDGLHIFGQYPQGTQLRDLIIAISRSPSLNRLGLTTAITQDFNLDFNPLTANASESFSCSNFSQLIPAEICIKLKQCRLIGDVIEILETYVQSLVETLINNQEIEQINHLPRTQKELNWIQTFLLPKLYQTPQEISNLLRGLDGKYIPSGASGAPTRGRPEVLPTGRNFYSVDIRAIPTQTAWDVGRKAAEALIERYTQDKGEYPQTLAISIWGTSTMRTGGDDVAQVLALLGVQPIWDGMSRRVVDYEILSPSVLGRPRVDVTVRVSGFFRDSFPNLLHLMYNAIADVSSLNEEKDINPLAAKVQEEQIFWQEQGLTEDQAKLKSCYRIFGSKPGAYGAGLQGLIEAQNWQNDDDLAKAYLNWSCYAYDNKGVGHAVPEVFQKRLKQLQIVLHNQDNREHDLLDSDDYYQFQGGLTVAVRALSGKNPQVYFGDNSIASNPKVRLLKEEITKVYRSRVINPKWIKGVMRHGYKGAFEMAATVDYLFAYDATANCVEDFMYQGVAEAYLFDEAVQQFIQDKNPWALRDMAERLLEANQRGLWQTVDSKTLDNLRDIVHHAEGKIEGQ, from the coding sequence ATGCACCGAATTGCTGCTACCCCTGGAGGTTGGAATCCTGAACAAGAAGGTGTTATCTTTATTGAACAAAATCCGGCTCCCATTGTTTTCCTAACAGCAGCAGATACGGATATTCAAAGTTTAGCTGCTTCTCTCCCCCATTTACCTGCTAAATTTCCCCAAATACGAGCAACTAATCTTTTACAATTACAACAACAATTGAGTATTGATAGTTATGCTGAGACGGTATTATCTCAGGCTAATGTGATTATTTTACGCTTATTAGGAGGCCGTTCTTATTGGTCTTATGGGTTGGAAGTTATTAAAGAAATTGCTGAATTAAATCAGATAACACTGTTTATTTTACCAGGGGATGACCGTCTTGATCCAGAATTAATGAGTCAGGCAACTGTCTCCTTAACTCAAAGTCATCAATTATGGAATTATTTGACTCAAGGAGGACAAGAAAACTGGCTCAATGGCTTAAAGTTTATTTCTGATCTTTCCTGGCATACTAATTATCATCCTCCTGGCCCTAAAAAGGTTCCTGATTTTGGTATTTATCAGCCTGAGATGATTCACTCTGAATCATCTAAAATGGTGGTAATTGTTTTTTATCGTTCCCATTATTTAGCAGGTAATTTATCACCGATTGATGCTTTATGTAAAAGCTTAGTTACCCAAAATTTAAGCCCTTTACCCTTATTTGTTTCTTCTCTCCGTGATCCAGGAGTTCAAGGTGATTTAATTAGTTATCTTCAATCTTTACCGACTAATTCTCTACAACTTGTGCTGAATACAACCAGTTTTTCTTTGGCTAAAATTGACCAGGATTCTGAGCATCACAATTTGACTAATTTATGGCAAAAATTAGATGTTCCTATTTTACAAGTTATCTTAAGTAGTGGAACCTTTGAACAATGGCAAAATAGTTTTCAAGGCTTACAGCCAAGAGATGTAGCGATGAATGTTGCTTTACCAGAAGTAGATGGTAAAATCATTACTCGTGCGGTTTCTTTTAAGTCAGTCAAAACGTGGAATGAGCAGTTAGAAACTGATGTCATTATTTATGAACCATCCCCAGATAGAATTAACTTTGTTACAGAATTAGCAGCAAATTTTATTAAGCTTAAAAATACTCCAATTTCCCAAAGAAAAATAGCTTTAATTTTAGCAAATTATCCCAATAAAAATGGCAGAATAGCGAATGGAGTTGGTTTAGATACTCCTGCAAGCTGTCTAGAAATTCTTAAGGCTTTACAATTAGCCGGTTATGAAGTTACAGAACTTCCAGAAACCGGAGATGAACTAATTAAACAGTTAACAAAAGGAATTACTAATGATCCTGAAGGGCAAGAGTTACGTCCCATTTATCAAGCAGTTTCTCATGAAGAATATAGCCACTATTTTCAAACTTTACCCCCTCAAATTCAAGAAGCAGTTACCAAGCGTTGGGACAAAATTTCAGAATTTAAAAATTGTTCATCTTTTCCTGTTTCTGGTATTCAATTAGGTAATATATTTATTGGCATTCAACCCTCAAGAGGTTATGATTTTGATCCCCGTTTAAATTATCATGCCCCCGACTTAGAACCCACTCCCCACTATTTAGCTTATTATTATTGGCTTAAACATCAATTTAAAGCCTCAGCAATTATTCATGTTGGTAAACATGGTAACTTAGAATGGCTACCCGGAAAAAGCTTGGCTTTATCATCAACTTGCTACCCCGAAATTACCCTAGGAACAATCCCTAATTTTTATCCCTTTATTGTTAATGATCCAGGGGAAGGATCACAAGCAAAACGTCGTTCCCATGCCATCATTTTAGACCATCTTACCCCACCTTTGACTCGTGCTGAATTATACGGTGATTTAGAACAATTAGAAACCCTTATTGATGAATATTATGAAGCACAAACTTTAGACCCCAAACGCTTAACAATTATCGGTGATCGCATCACCCAATTAGTCACTCAAACTAACCTAAACCAAGACTTAGAAATTAATACCTTAAATAGTGACTCTCTATCTCAATTTCTCACCCTCGCAGACGGTTATTTATGTGAACTTAAAGAGGCACAAATTCGAGACGGTTTACATATCTTTGGTCAATATCCTCAAGGTACTCAATTAAGAGACTTAATTATAGCAATTTCTCGTTCTCCAAGCTTAAATCGTCTCGGTTTAACAACTGCGATCACTCAAGATTTTAACCTAGATTTTAACCCCCTGACTGCCAACGCTAGTGAATCATTTTCTTGCTCAAATTTTTCTCAATTAATACCAGCAGAAATCTGTATAAAATTAAAACAGTGTCGTCTGATCGGTGATGTAATAGAAATCTTAGAAACTTATGTACAAAGTTTAGTTGAAACTCTCATCAATAATCAGGAAATTGAACAGATAAACCATTTACCTAGGACACAAAAAGAACTAAATTGGATACAAACTTTCTTACTGCCTAAACTGTATCAAACCCCTCAAGAAATCAGCAATTTACTGAGAGGATTAGATGGTAAATACATCCCCAGTGGTGCATCTGGGGCCCCCACCAGAGGCAGACCCGAAGTCCTCCCCACTGGACGTAATTTCTACTCAGTAGACATCCGTGCCATACCCACCCAAACCGCTTGGGATGTAGGCAGAAAAGCCGCAGAAGCTCTGATTGAACGCTATACTCAAGATAAAGGTGAATATCCCCAAACCCTCGCTATTTCCATCTGGGGAACCTCTACCATGCGAACGGGAGGCGATGACGTGGCGCAAGTTTTGGCTTTATTGGGAGTACAACCGATTTGGGATGGGATGTCCCGTCGAGTCGTGGACTATGAAATTCTTAGCCCGTCAGTGTTAGGGCGACCCCGTGTGGATGTAACGGTACGGGTATCGGGCTTTTTTAGGGACAGCTTCCCTAACCTACTACATCTAATGTACAACGCGATCGCTGATGTGTCAAGCCTAAATGAAGAAAAAGACATCAATCCTTTAGCGGCGAAAGTGCAAGAAGAACAGATATTTTGGCAGGAACAAGGGTTAACAGAAGACCAAGCAAAACTGAAGTCATGTTATAGAATATTTGGCTCAAAACCGGGTGCTTATGGGGCAGGTTTACAGGGATTAATTGAAGCACAAAATTGGCAAAATGATGATGATTTAGCTAAAGCTTATCTTAATTGGAGTTGTTATGCTTATGATAATAAAGGGGTAGGTCATGCTGTTCCTGAAGTGTTTCAAAAACGCTTAAAACAGTTACAAATTGTCTTACATAATCAAGATAATCGAGAGCATGATTTATTAGATTCTGATGATTATTATCAATTTCAAGGGGGTTTAACGGTTGCGGTAAGGGCGTTAAGTGGCAAAAATCCTCAAGTTTATTTTGGGGATAATTCTATTGCTTCTAATCCTAAAGTTAGGTTATTAAAAGAAGAAATTACTAAGGTATATCGTTCCCGTGTTATTAACCCAAAATGGATTAAAGGTGTTATGAGACATGGTTATAAAGGTGCTTTTGAAATGGCCGCAACGGTAGACTATTTATTTGCTTATGATGCAACAGCAAATTGTGTGGAAGATTTCATGTATCAAGGAGTGGCAGAAGCTTATTTATTTGATGAAGCTGTACAACAATTTATTCAAGACAAAAATCCTTGGGCTTTACGAGATATGGCAGAACGATTATTAGAAGCAAATCAACGGGGTTTATGGCAAACTGTTGATAGTAAAACCTTGGATAATTTACGGGATATTGTGCATCATGCAGAGGGTAAAATTGAGGGACAATAA
- a CDS encoding DUF29 domain-containing protein encodes MNISTVHNLKELYEIDDYLWIRETLKLLREKRFNELDLENLIEELDDLGSEKKHKIESLLEQIIRHLLMIEYWHNENEINYRNWCAEVIGFRTQINRRMTTNFYNYLEENLSIIYKKARKYVSVKSGLDTFPQECPYTIQQLLDEDWFCEKINQM; translated from the coding sequence ATGAATATATCAACAGTACATAATCTCAAAGAATTGTATGAAATTGACGATTATCTATGGATCAGAGAAACCCTAAAATTGTTAAGAGAAAAAAGGTTTAATGAATTAGATTTAGAAAATTTAATTGAGGAGTTAGATGATTTAGGAAGCGAAAAAAAGCATAAAATAGAAAGCCTATTAGAACAGATTATTCGTCATTTGCTGATGATAGAATATTGGCATAATGAGAATGAAATAAATTATCGAAACTGGTGTGCGGAAGTGATCGGTTTTCGTACTCAAATTAATAGACGTATGACAACGAATTTCTATAATTATCTTGAGGAGAATCTTTCTATTATTTATAAGAAAGCACGTAAATATGTTTCAGTTAAATCAGGATTAGATACTTTCCCCCAAGAATGCCCCTATACAATACAACAATTGTTAGATGAAGATTGGTTCTGTGAAAAAATAAATCAAATGTAA
- a CDS encoding superoxide dismutase — protein sequence MAYELPTLPFDYTALEPHISKSTLEFHHDKHHAAYVTNYNNAVKGTDLDSKTLEEVIKHIAGDASKQGLFNNAAQAWNHSFYWNCIKPNGGGTPTGALADKIKADFGSFEKFVEAFKSAGATQFGSGWAWLVLDNGTLKVTKTPNADNPMTAGQIPLLTMDVWEHAYYLDYQNKRPAYMDTFVSSLINWDFVAANYAKVA from the coding sequence ATGGCTTACGAACTTCCTACATTACCTTTCGACTATACTGCATTAGAACCCCATATTTCTAAAAGTACCTTAGAATTCCATCACGATAAGCATCATGCAGCTTACGTCACTAACTACAATAATGCAGTTAAAGGGACTGATTTAGACAGTAAAACCCTTGAAGAAGTTATCAAACATATTGCGGGTGATGCTTCTAAACAAGGACTATTTAATAATGCTGCCCAAGCATGGAATCATTCCTTTTATTGGAATTGTATCAAACCTAATGGTGGTGGCACTCCAACTGGCGCATTAGCTGATAAAATTAAAGCTGATTTTGGTAGCTTTGAAAAGTTTGTTGAAGCCTTCAAAAGTGCAGGTGCTACTCAATTTGGTAGCGGTTGGGCTTGGTTAGTATTAGATAATGGTACCTTAAAAGTTACCAAAACCCCTAATGCAGACAACCCCATGACGGCTGGACAAATTCCCTTATTAACAATGGATGTTTGGGAACACGCCTATTATTTAGATTACCAAAATAAGCGTCCTGCTTACATGGATACTTTTGTTAGTAGCTTAATAAATTGGGACTTTGTGGCAGCTAATTATGC